The following proteins are encoded in a genomic region of Canis lupus familiaris isolate Mischka breed German Shepherd chromosome 6, alternate assembly UU_Cfam_GSD_1.0, whole genome shotgun sequence:
- the LOC479969 gene encoding RNA transcription, translation and transport factor protein-like, with product MALDYHNPGGFNCKDETEFRNFIVWLEDQKIRHYKIEDRGNLRNIHSSDWPKFFEKYLRDVNCPFKIQDQQEAIDWLLGLAVRLEYGDNAEKYKDLVPDNTKNADNAAKNAEPLINLDVNNPDFKASVMALTNLLQIQRHDDYLVMLKAICILVQERLTQDAVAKANQTKEGLPVALDKHILGFDTGDAVLNEAAQILRLLHIEELRELQTKINEAIVAVQAIIADPKTDHRLGKVGR from the coding sequence ATGGCCCTCGACTACCACAACCCGGGTGGCTTCAACTGCAAAGATGAAACAGAATTTAGAAACTTTATTGTTTGGCTTGAAGACCAGAAAATCAGACACTACAAGATTGAAGACAGAGGTAATTTAAGAAACATCCACAGCAGTGACTGGCCCAAGTTCTTTGAAAAGTATCTCAGAGATGTTAACTGTCCTTTCAAGATTCAAGATCAACAAGAAGCAATTGACTGGCTTCTTGGTTTAGCTGTTAGACTTGAATATGGAGATAATGCTGAAAAATACAAGGACTTGGTACCCGATAATACAAAGAATGCTGACAACGCAGCTAAAAATGCCGAGCCGTTGATCAATTTGGATGTAAATAATCCTGATTTTAAGGCTAGTGTAATGGCTTTGACTAACCTTCTTCAGATTCAGCGTCATGATGATTACCTGGTAATGCTTAAGGCAATTTGCATTTTGGTACAGGAGCGCCTGACACAAGATGCAGTTGccaaagcaaaccaaacaaaAGAGGGCTTGCCTGTTGCATTAGATAAACACATTCTTGGTTTTGACACAGGAGATGCAGTTCTTAATGAAGCTGCTCAAATTCTGCGATTGCTGCATATAGAAGAGCTCAGAGAGCTACAGACAAAAATTAATGAAGCCATAGTAGCTGTTCAGGCAATTATTGCTGATCCAAAGACAGATCACAGACTGGGTAAAGTTGGAAGATGA